The segment ACATCCGACGGTTCTGAAGCGACCTCAGCCAATGTACCATCCGGTCTCCTCCCTCGCCGCGCTGGTACGAGTATGAGCACCGTGTTTCTCGTTAGTCGCGTCTGGATGTCGCCCCAGGGCAAGGCCGGCCGCTCCCCGCACTTTCGGCGCATGTCCTGAAACCCCTCCGGAGCGGCAAGGCAAGTCCGCTGCGGGCGGCCAATAGGACCGGAAGATGTTTCCCTGGCGCCGGCCCGGTGGCACCTACAGCCGCGTGAACGAAATGTACGTGCCGCCAAGGTAGGATCATCCGCTACTGGGCACCGCTTATCAACCTACGGGGGTGCGCGGTTTAATTACATACGATGGCCTTCCCATCGCGAGTGGCGGGGCTCACAGGCTGCGAAGCCGCGGGTTCACAGCAGCCTGGACACTGATCGAGCGGTTCCTTGGGCGGTGCACCGATTTTGACCGACCGCGCGATATCATCGTTGAGTTGCTTGAGGACGGAGATACTCCGGACGCTACGTTGCAGCCGCTCAAGCGGAGATTTTCGGCCCAATTTCCCATGAAGAGGTCGCGCAGGGTCGGCGCGGCCATGGGTCGCCAGTGGTCGGCGACAACGGCGGACCTGACGCTGTTGCTCCAGGACTTGGACGCCGTCCGCTCGTTCCCGGACGCCAGGCTGGCCCCGCTGACGTTGAATCTGACGGCGGAGTTTCGCTTCGTCGATCCGCACACTCGGACGATACTTCCGTTTCAGGGCCCGTCCCACTACCTTGGGCAGGCGGCCGGGAGCGGACGGGTCCTTGGAGCTTCCTACGCTTTCGCGCGGCTGGCAAAGCGGTCAACCGTTTCGGTCTTCTTTTCTCTACCCTTCGCAGAGTTGAACACGACGTGTCGTGCGTACGTGGACTTTCTCGCGCAGCACGTGCCGTTTCGATTGTCCGATCGCGGATGGAAGATTTGGGCCCTGAACAAGCGGGGCACCCGCTACGTCGGCCGGAGACTGCCCATCAGCCCCGAACCGCCCCCCGCCTGAGCGTAGCCGGTACGATCGACTGTCCCGGCTTGACTGCCGGCGCAGTCGTTCGGTCACATCACAGTAGGTGTGCGGTGGGGACGTGCCCCGTTGAGGCGCTCACCAGTGTCCGCATCGAGGTTCTGCTTCATGACCGCTTGGATAAGTGCTTCCGCGGTCTCGATGGCCTTTTCGCGATTCCGCGCCCAACCTTCCGCGGCGACCGCAGCATGTACGAGGGCGCTGGACATTGCGGATACCCTGACAATTTTCCAGTCATATCCGCGGCTCGCGGGATGGTCTTCGATGAGGATCGTGTAGGTGTAGTTGCCCTGGCGCGTTGTCCAGACGTGCTCGCCTCGTAGCACTGGACCGTCCTTTCCTGCGTGGGAGTGCCAGGTCATAGAGAACCGTTCCGTCACTACCGGACGTTTGTGTGTCGCTGCCTCGAATGTAGAGGACCTGTACGGACAACAAAAGAGCATCGGCCCCCTATTCGAGTTACGGGAGCATCGAGGGGAAACACCCTCTGGGGGACGTCCGTCGGACGCGGTTTCCACTGCTGCGACCCTGCACTCAGTAACCCGGACCGACCGGGCGACGACCCGTAGCAGGCGCCGGCCCGCTCCCGGCGAGGGACGGCCGCCTGCCCGATGGCGTGCTATAGTGGAGAATAGTCGGATATAGGGAGCGTGATACTTGAAGCGTCCGAACTACAACGCCGCGAAACGAGCACGCGAGCTGAGACAGCAGACAAAACGCGATGCCAAGTTGGCACGCAAGCATGCCCGAAAGAATATCCTAGTGTCTCCACCGGGTGCGTCATCCGAACCTCCCCCCACACCTTCACCGGTCCCTCCCAAGCAGGACCCCGCTGACCCGGCAAGCGATGTAGAGGTCTCGTGAATATCCAGAGGCGCTTCAGCCAGAATCTACTCGAAGTCCGGCAGCGCACGGTGCAGATTCGCTCTGCGGCCCGTAAAGGCAAGAACGCGGCGGAGATCGCGCAGGCCTTCGGCACTCCGCTCAAGATTGTGGAGCAGATGCTCGTCCCCGTCGCCGACGCCCGGTTGTCGGATCCCGCCCAGTTGCTCAACCATGTCGCCGTCGATACGGGGCTTCCGCCGGCGGACATCCAGGTGTACTGGGTGGGATTTCTCACTGCCGCTGGCCGGGTCGTCGGGCAAGGCGCGTCCTCCGCGCTCATCGTGACACTGGGGCACCGGTCGCAGGAGTACATGCAGATTCTCTTGGCGGATCTCGCGACGCCGCAAGTGCGAACCGAATCCTGCCGCAGCAGCCTCCTCGGCTGGCAACTCTACATCCGCGACCGAAGTCTCTGCGACGCTCTCGTGCGGTGGGGTATTCCCTCGGAGGTCCACGGTGACGATCCGACCGTGCTGGAGGATTTCCCGCTAGAGTTCATGGCCCCGTTCCTTCGCGGGTACCTCGACGGCAACTGGACAGATCCCGGTGTCGCTCGATCGCGATCACACAGCCTGGTTTTCCGCGGAACTGAACCGGCCCTCGCCGCCATCAACGCGATGATCCACCGCGGCTGGCGGATCACCTCAGGCGAAGTGACGCGGCGACCTCCTCAGGCTGAACTGAGGTTCAGTCGGCGCGATGAGCGGGTCATCCTCGATCACATACAGACGTACAGAACACGCTCCCGTGATCGCGGTAAGTCACGACCGACCTGACGCCCGGCAACCGACGGGTCTCAACCGGCCCTTCCTTGCGCATGCGGACGGGACGTGTCATACTGCACAAGCATCAGCACGACTGCAGAGTCGGTTGGTAGCACGATTTACAAGGTGGGTGCAGAATGGCAGCAGGTACGGTAAAGTGGTTCAACGGCGAGAAGGGGTATGGTTTCATTACTCCTGAAGACGGCAGCAAGGACCTTTTTGTGCACTTCAGCGCAATCCAGGGCGAGGGCTACAAGACCCTCAACGAAGGCCAAAAGGTCGAGTACGAAGCCACCCAGGGGCAAAAGGGCCCCCAGGCGAGCAACGTCCGCGTCGTCGGGTAAGGCAGCCGGCGGCTTTCCGCGGATTCCGGATACCGCGCATGGGGAGAGCAGCCGGATAACCGGCCGCTCTCCCCTGCGTGTGACTCAACCTTAACCTACATTAGTCGCTCAACAACGAGCGGGATCGGGCGTTGGCCGCACGTCGAGCGGCTATTCCATCGGGCCGGGGCGATCGACTAGGACAAAGTAGGCACAGTTACACGGCCGTTGATGTACCCCGCGCAGGACGGCGCAGCGGGTAGCAATCACCCCCGTCTGGCCCGCTTGCTGCGCATGGCATTTGTCGCACATGTAAATGCCGCTCTCGGGCCACGGCAGACCGGCTTTGGCGCGGACACTGTTTGATTTAGACACCGCCAACACCACCGCCTCGAATTCTCTTCAGCAAGGCATTCAAATGTATTGGTGGGCCCTGAGGATCTTTCCGATCTCGGAGTCGAGCGCCGCGCCGACCGCGCTCATGCCCTCCTCCATGGCGTCCTGAGCCATCTGGACGAGCCGCCGGCGATCGGAGTCGTCTGCGGCCGCGCCTTTGATCGACGC is part of the bacterium genome and harbors:
- a CDS encoding cold-shock protein; this translates as MAAGTVKWFNGEKGYGFITPEDGSKDLFVHFSAIQGEGYKTLNEGQKVEYEATQGQKGPQASNVRVVG